A window of Oncorhynchus masou masou isolate Uvic2021 chromosome 16, UVic_Omas_1.1, whole genome shotgun sequence genomic DNA:
tCCTGCAACACCTACCCCTTAAGACAACAAATATATCCTATATTTTTGTTGGACAAGTTTACTcaccaccaacagaaaacaacTTCCATTTCACATGATAATCAACTACAATGATTCACATTCTACAATATGTCTGTCAACAATTAAAAACACTCTAACTTCAAGAGCTCTCAGTCAGTTGGTTGCATAAATAATTAGGATTAAATGTTACATTAATTGTAAATATGAAATATCAAAACCAAATGTACACTCTTTTGTTAATATGTATTGGCTATAATTCACTTAATGGTGAGACATGGAATAATACAAATGTACATTTTGTCAGGCTGAATATTTTAAATGTGAGGTGATTTGAGTCATGCTTCTTCAGTAGTGGAATAAAGACAATTAGCATTTGAATGTTGTCaagaaatactggagtgatatagGGTTGTTAATAAAATTGATTACAGACCAATTCTTTACACTGTGTCCATGTGTATAAGCTGCAAGTACGTTGAAATTAATTTCAAGTCACTGACAAAAATCATTTTTTCATCTTTTACTTTCAACTACAACTGAACCGAATATTGGACATCGGGCAtagtcttattttcaattacattttgcTAGGTGGAATAGCCCCAATGTCAAAACACTGTTTTAACGTGTCCAAATCAATAAACAAAATGCATAAACAGTTTGGGATATATTCAAAACCTAAACGTAAAATGTGCTATATACACAACATCTGCCACAATAATCATATTAGTTGTATTTTTTAAGCAAGCTCCTTATAAACTGCACAAGCAACAAAAACACTTGTTTTGACAAGTAGCAGTAAATCACTGATAACGATTAATTGGGAAATCAGGAAACTAACGCAACAAACATGAAAGACAGTCAGCTACATTTGAGTGATGCATTTAAATGTAGGGGTTACTAAACAAAGGAACGTAACACTTATTTGTCATCACTCATCGATATCATGTTATAATCATTTGTGCGAGAGGAGGGAGATTATGTTGCATGTCCTGTTAAAACTAACAGCTCAAAAACAACACGGAATCTGGGAATAATGAATacatcactggttagaggacaattTGTAGAAAACAGCAAGCTAcattttgattcaagtgggtCACCAACACTGTAAGTGCAAAACAACTATTTTTTTGTTAGTCACTTTTTGTTAGACCACATAAATAGTACTCTTTCAATTCAGAGCCTGGATAATTCCCCTGAGGCTAATATCCATATCATTTtgaaatcaatagaacagggGGCAAACGTTTAgggttctacattgtgacatcattaaaatactccttctacaatgttaaaacattctacactGTGACATTAATTCACtgatatcatgaaacaactccTTCATGCATGTACTTTCTGATATTTGATCAGAATCTTTAATCAGATTATCTTTGTTCACAGCTAAGAGGTTACCCtcatgtgtgtgttctcttgtgtACAGTCAGCTGCCCAGATCgaccaaaactcttcccacattgatcacagctataaggtttctctcctgtgtgtgttctctggtgcacTGTCAGATCGCTAGATtgaccaaaactcttcccacaatgaccacagctataaggtttctctcctgtgtgcgttctctggtgtagagtcagaTTGCTAGATgcagtaaaactcttcccacattgatcacagctataaggtttctctcctgtgtgtgttctctggtgcacTGTCAGATCGCTAGACTGACCAAAATTCTTCCCACAatgaccacagctataaggtttctctcctgtgtgagttctctggtgtagagtcagaTTGCTAGAAtcagtaaaactcttcccacagtgacCACAGCTAtagggtttctctcctgtgtgtattctctggtgcacTGTCAGATAGCTAGATtgaccaaaactcttcccacattgaccacagctgtaaggtttctctcctgtgtgtgttctctggtgtacaattagatagctagatgtagtaaaactcttcctacattgatcacagctataaggtttctctccagtgtgtgttctctggtgtgatatcaggCTGGTTGAACGAGTAAAACTCAtcccacattgagtacagctaaaagatttctctcctgtgtggatccTCTGATGAATTTTAATGCCTGATGAGGaggtgaatctcttcccacagtcagagcagcagtgagttCTCTTCCCTGTGGAtctctgctggtgtttcttgaggtgttctgatctggagaaactcttctctgcctcttcagcatgatgaggttgttgaggctccccagaggatccatgATAGTCacatctctctcctgtgtgaacaacaagtcagacagatggttaaaggcccacaacagcGGAAATCCACTGTAAAAGGTGATACCAACAGCGTAGCCATGATGT
This region includes:
- the LOC135557333 gene encoding zinc finger protein 664-like isoform X2 is translated as MSSLRFSPPATEEEVCWTEKGLWLNVVVKEEEEEEDVAVKQVEGEAVTVKEEEKDVSVKEEDAFRVKKEEEEEKEKDGEMTVTCKKEETRFLVPVSQTHLKASNGSNDELSRKMALRNRALINTRERCDYHGSSGEPQQPHHAEEAEKSFSRSEHLKKHQQRSTGKRTHCCSDCGKRFTSSSGIKIHQRIHTGEKSFSCTQCGMSFTRSTSLISHQRTHTGEKPYSCDQCRKSFTTSSYLIVHQRTHTGEKPYSCGQCGKSFGQSSYLTVHQRIHTGEKPYSCGHCGKSFTDSSNLTLHQRTHTGEKPYSCGHCGKNFGQSSDLTVHQRTHTGEKPYSCDQCGKSFTASSNLTLHQRTHTGEKPYSCGHCGKSFGQSSDLTVHQRTHTGEKPYSCDQCGKSFGRSGQLTVHKRTHT